In the Syntrophorhabdaceae bacterium genome, one interval contains:
- a CDS encoding TRAP transporter small permease, producing MEGVFGTIERLSKWMQAVSCVALTFIMLLTCADVLLRLFGAPIVGTFEMVGLGGAIAIGFAIPITSWMRGHIFVDFFYQKCPKGVQNILNTITRLMGIVLFYLIGWNLFKVAFELFKSGEVTLTRQLPFYPIAYGLGVCCFIQCLVLICDIFKIIGGKYE from the coding sequence ATGGAAGGAGTATTTGGAACTATAGAAAGATTGAGCAAGTGGATGCAGGCCGTCTCCTGCGTAGCGCTCACATTTATCATGCTTCTCACGTGCGCCGACGTGCTGCTGAGGCTTTTCGGGGCCCCCATCGTAGGCACCTTCGAGATGGTCGGTCTTGGCGGAGCCATAGCGATCGGTTTTGCGATTCCCATCACCTCGTGGATGAGGGGCCATATTTTTGTTGATTTCTTTTATCAGAAATGTCCGAAGGGCGTCCAGAATATCTTGAATACGATCACGCGTCTCATGGGAATAGTGCTCTTCTACCTGATTGGCTGGAACCTTTTCAAGGTAGCCTTTGAGCTTTTCAAATCGGGAGAGGTCACGCTCACCCGTCAGCTTCCCTTTTATCCGATTGCATACGGGTTGGGGGTCTGCTGCTTTATCCAGTGTCTCGTGTTGATATGTGATATTTTCAAGATAATTGGAGGCAAATATGAATGA